The Longimicrobium sp. genomic sequence GTCCAGAAGCTCCGCGTAGGTCAGGGTGCGCGATTCGGTGACCAGCGCGGTGCGATCGGCGTGGGCCACCGCGCGGGCGACGATGGGCGGCGAGGAAGGATCGGGCATCGGCGTCGGGGCGGAGGGGGAGCGCGGGTGCGGATCACAAGGTAGGCGCGAGGCCGGCGGAGCGCACGGGGTTCCCGCGCGCTCTTGCGACGCCGCCGCGGGGGCTCTATCTGTTCCAGGCACGCCTTTGCGCCACTCGCCCGCGGCCTTCCCTCCCGCCGCAGACGCGTGGCGCTCCATCCCCGTCCCGAGCACCGATGCCGCATCCGGTGGAGATCTCCCTTTCCGTCAACGGCGTTCCGCACCGGCGCGCGGTGGAGCCGCGGCTGCTGCTGAGCGACTTCCTGCGCCACGAGCTGCGCCTGACCGGCACCCACGTGGGCTGCGAGCACGGCGTCTGCGGCGCGTGCACGGTGCTGATGGACGGCGAGGCGGTGCGGTCGTGCCTCGTCTTCGCGGTGCAGGCGGACGGCGCGGAGGTGGCCACGGTGGAGGGGCTGGCATCGCCCGACGGCACGCTGCACCCGCTGCAGGAGGCGTTTCGCGACGCGCACGGCCTGCAGTGCGGCTTCTGCACGCCCGGGATACTGATGTCGATGATCCCCTTCCTGCGCGACCAGCCCTCGCCGGACGAGCACACGGTCCGCGAAGCGCTCTCCGGCAACCTGTGCCGCTGTACGGGCTACCAGAACATCGTGGAGGCCGTGCAGCTCGCGGCCCAGCGCGGAGCGGCGGGATGACGCGCGGGCACGTCGGCTCGTCGCCCGTTCGCAACGAGGACCGCCGGCTGCTCACCGGCGAGGCCCTCTTCGTGGACGACGTGCACCTCGAAGGGATGCTGCACGTCGCGTTCGTGCGCAGCGACCACGCGCATGCGCTCATCAACTCGGTGGATACCACCGCCGCGCTCGAGCGCCCGGGCGTCGTCGCCGTCATCACGGCGGACATGCTGGGCGACTACTGGCAGCCGGGGCCGCTGCTGGTGCCGCCGCCGCCGGTGGAGGGGCTCATCTTCAACCAGGCGTCGCAGGTGCCGCTCGCCAAGGACCGCGTGCGCCACGTGGGCGAGGCGATCGCGATGGTGGTCGCCGAGAGCCGCTACCTGGCGGAGGACGCGGCGGCGGACGTGATGGTGGACTACGAGCCGCTGGAGCCCGTCGTAGATCTGGAGGCGGCGCTCACGCCCGAGGCGCCCATCATCCACCCGCAGCTCGGCACCAATCTGGCCGCCCACATCGCGCAGCGCCACGGCGACTACGAGGAGGCGAA encodes the following:
- a CDS encoding (2Fe-2S)-binding protein; the encoded protein is MPHPVEISLSVNGVPHRRAVEPRLLLSDFLRHELRLTGTHVGCEHGVCGACTVLMDGEAVRSCLVFAVQADGAEVATVEGLASPDGTLHPLQEAFRDAHGLQCGFCTPGILMSMIPFLRDQPSPDEHTVREALSGNLCRCTGYQNIVEAVQLAAQRGAAG